In Ruminiclostridium papyrosolvens DSM 2782, the following proteins share a genomic window:
- a CDS encoding DUF255 domain-containing protein gives MIQIIESWFTMHSFAQVTSEDKPIILSISYSTCQWCYVRI, from the coding sequence ATGATACAAATAATAGAGTCTTGGTTCACTATGCACTCCTTTGCTCAGGTCACAAGTGAAGACAAGCCTATTATTTTGAGTATCAGCTACAGCACTTGCCAATGGTGCTATGTACGCATATAA
- the istB gene encoding IS21-like element helper ATPase IstB yields the protein MAVNKMLLEAYFKKLKMPQAAKIYESLAREAADNNLDYEGYLLGVLEQEVHQRENNRIQRGIRQACFPVIKTLESFDFKVIPSLRKPKILKLMQGEYIGNRENIILVGSSGVGKTHIATALGYEACRQGMRVKFYTAAGLINELLAAQQEYRLNKLEKQWLGPHLVILDELGYVPFSKVGAELLFQFCSSRYERGSLIITTNLEFPKWTEVLGDEQMTAALLDRITHNAHILNINGDSYRFKQALAKQTENV from the coding sequence ATGGCCGTTAACAAAATGCTTCTAGAAGCATATTTTAAAAAACTAAAAATGCCTCAGGCTGCCAAGATCTACGAGTCTTTAGCGAGAGAAGCCGCAGATAACAATCTTGATTATGAGGGTTACTTGTTAGGAGTATTGGAACAGGAAGTTCACCAGAGAGAAAACAACCGTATTCAAAGAGGCATACGTCAGGCATGCTTTCCAGTAATTAAAACACTTGAAAGTTTTGATTTTAAAGTAATCCCGTCCCTACGCAAGCCCAAAATATTGAAGTTAATGCAGGGGGAGTATATTGGGAACAGGGAAAACATAATACTTGTAGGTAGCTCTGGTGTAGGTAAAACACATATTGCAACGGCTCTAGGTTATGAAGCCTGCCGTCAGGGTATGAGAGTAAAATTCTATACGGCAGCAGGATTGATAAACGAATTACTTGCAGCACAACAGGAATATCGTTTAAACAAGCTTGAAAAACAGTGGTTGGGGCCACATTTAGTTATTCTGGATGAATTGGGATATGTACCATTCAGTAAGGTAGGTGCGGAATTGCTGTTTCAGTTTTGTTCTTCCCGATATGAAAGAGGTAGTCTAATCATAACTACAAATTTGGAATTTCCAAAATGGACGGAGGTGTTGGGAGATGAACAAATGACTGCGGCTTTATTGGATCGGATAACCCATAATGCCCATATATTAAATATTAATGGTGACAGTTATCGGTTTAAACAGGCCCTTGCCAAACAGACTGAGAATGTTTAA
- the uxaC gene encoding glucuronate isomerase, translated as MLNNNFILNGKTAKALYEGLAKDAPVYDYHCHLCAKDIYEDEIFTDISSIWLGYDHYKWRTMRFAGVPEEYITGNGDGRTKFKMWAKTCERLIGSPLYHWANMELETYFGVNEVLKESNADKIYDYCNAKINEDKLSPVKMIQSSNVKLICTTDDPIDSLEYHFLLGKNTDKGFAVLPTFRPDNALKILNDNFVEYIKKLESSSNIKITTYKDLLAALKNRIEFFRQAGCVLSDHSLESLIYLPGDFDEATNIFEKKLNGAPVSVEEAEKYKLYTLCVLAEAYKEAGWAMQLHIGAIRSTNDSMLKKAGVDSGFDIMNDFQIAEPLAKLLNDMDKKNALPKTILYTLNSKDNLVLASLPHCFTEDGVPGKVQFGAAWWFNDHKEGITAHLKAIADQGMLSYFVGMLTDSRSFLSYVRHDYFRRILCSFVGDLVDKREFADDAAILEEIVEGICYKNIVRYLGL; from the coding sequence TTGTTAAACAATAATTTTATTTTAAACGGCAAAACAGCTAAAGCTTTATATGAAGGGCTTGCTAAAGATGCACCTGTATACGACTATCATTGCCACCTTTGTGCAAAAGATATTTATGAAGATGAGATTTTTACTGATATTTCGTCAATCTGGCTTGGATATGACCATTATAAATGGAGAACAATGCGTTTTGCCGGAGTACCTGAAGAATACATAACGGGAAACGGTGACGGACGCACCAAATTCAAAATGTGGGCAAAAACCTGTGAAAGGCTTATAGGAAGTCCTCTTTACCATTGGGCTAATATGGAGCTGGAGACTTACTTCGGAGTTAATGAAGTTCTGAAGGAAAGCAATGCAGATAAAATATATGACTACTGCAATGCAAAAATAAACGAGGATAAGCTTTCTCCCGTAAAGATGATACAGTCATCCAATGTAAAGCTCATATGTACTACGGACGACCCCATTGATTCCCTTGAATATCATTTTCTTTTGGGAAAGAACACTGACAAAGGATTTGCAGTTTTACCTACTTTCAGGCCGGATAACGCACTAAAGATACTAAACGATAATTTTGTTGAATACATAAAAAAACTTGAGTCTTCATCAAATATAAAGATTACAACTTATAAGGACTTATTAGCTGCTCTGAAAAACAGAATTGAATTTTTCAGACAGGCTGGCTGTGTTCTCTCGGACCATTCACTTGAAAGTCTTATTTATTTGCCTGGAGACTTTGATGAAGCAACCAATATATTCGAAAAGAAACTCAATGGAGCGCCTGTTTCCGTTGAGGAGGCAGAAAAATATAAGCTTTATACTCTATGTGTTTTAGCAGAAGCATATAAGGAAGCCGGATGGGCAATGCAGCTGCACATTGGAGCTATCAGAAGTACAAATGATTCTATGCTCAAAAAGGCCGGCGTTGACTCAGGGTTTGATATCATGAACGATTTCCAGATTGCTGAACCTTTGGCAAAGCTCCTTAATGATATGGATAAAAAGAATGCGCTGCCTAAGACAATATTGTATACACTAAATTCTAAGGATAATCTGGTTTTGGCATCTCTTCCACATTGCTTTACGGAGGATGGGGTTCCCGGAAAAGTACAGTTCGGTGCTGCATGGTGGTTCAATGACCACAAGGAAGGAATAACGGCACACCTTAAAGCTATTGCGGACCAGGGCATGTTGTCATATTTCGTAGGAATGCTGACTGACTCCAGAAGCTTTCTCTCTTATGTAAGGCATGATTACTTTAGGAGGATTCTATGTTCATTTGTCGGTGACCTTGTTGACAAGAGAGAGTTCGCCGATGATGCTGCAATACTTGAAGAAATTGTTGAGGGTATTTGCTACAAAAATATAGTAAGGTATCTGGGTTTATAA
- a CDS encoding ArsA family ATPase, with amino-acid sequence MRIILYTGKGGVGKTSIAAATACKIAEGGKRVLIISTDQAHSLGDSFDVKLSNVPAMLAENLFAMEIDSILENEKVWGNIKGYIERLMTLKGDSNIETEELLVFPGFDELLSLIRIKEIYDEGKYDVLIVDCAPTGETMSLLKFPDLFKWWMEKLFPIKRKGAKLVKPVIEATIKIPVPGDETFDEIERLYLKIHELHQLMQDKEKVSIRIVTTPEKIVIKEAKRSFSYLHLFDYNVDGIIINKIFSKESLSGYFEKWDDIQTSSINDILESFSGIPVFKLELMDTELRGYDALKKVGGCLYQNTDPIQVLFKDKIFDVVKEDQGYTFLISMPFVDKKELKLLQKGDEITISIKNEKRSFILPVKLQSKEITGAKYSDGKLNIHFA; translated from the coding sequence ATGAGGATTATTCTATATACAGGCAAGGGTGGAGTGGGTAAAACCAGTATAGCGGCTGCTACGGCATGTAAAATAGCTGAGGGCGGTAAACGTGTTTTGATAATAAGTACCGATCAGGCTCACAGTCTTGGGGATTCTTTTGATGTAAAGCTTTCCAATGTCCCGGCTATGCTGGCAGAAAACCTTTTTGCCATGGAAATTGATTCTATTCTTGAAAATGAGAAAGTATGGGGGAATATAAAAGGGTATATTGAAAGGCTCATGACCCTGAAGGGTGATAGTAATATAGAAACTGAGGAATTACTGGTGTTTCCGGGGTTTGATGAACTCCTGTCTCTTATAAGAATAAAAGAAATTTATGATGAGGGCAAATATGATGTTTTAATTGTAGATTGTGCACCAACAGGAGAGACAATGTCGCTTCTGAAGTTTCCTGATTTATTTAAGTGGTGGATGGAAAAACTGTTTCCCATTAAAAGAAAGGGAGCAAAGCTTGTAAAGCCGGTTATTGAGGCGACCATAAAGATTCCTGTTCCCGGTGATGAGACTTTCGATGAAATTGAAAGGCTATATTTAAAAATCCATGAATTGCATCAACTTATGCAGGACAAAGAAAAGGTAAGTATCCGTATAGTAACTACACCGGAAAAAATTGTTATTAAAGAGGCGAAGAGAAGCTTTTCATATTTACACCTTTTTGATTACAATGTGGATGGAATTATAATAAATAAGATATTTTCTAAGGAATCCCTGTCAGGATATTTTGAGAAATGGGATGACATTCAAACAAGCAGTATTAATGATATCCTTGAAAGCTTTAGTGGGATTCCCGTATTTAAACTTGAGCTTATGGACACTGAGCTTAGAGGATATGATGCTTTGAAAAAGGTTGGTGGATGTTTGTATCAAAATACTGACCCGATACAGGTTCTTTTCAAGGATAAAATATTTGATGTGGTGAAAGAAGACCAAGGCTATACTTTTTTAATTAGTATGCCATTTGTTGATAAAAAAGAACTGAAACTCCTCCAAAAGGGCGACGAGATTACCATCTCCATAAAGAATGAAAAAAGAAGTTTTATTTTACCTGTAAAGCTTCAATCCAAGGAAATTACAGGAGCGAAGTACAGTGATGGAAAATTGAATATTCATTTTGCATAA
- a CDS encoding class I SAM-dependent methyltransferase — MDLRFTFNEDVLNYDKMRPTYVKELYENIIQFSNLDSNKNALEIGIGTGQATLPFLNTGCNLTAVELGEDMAKFSKEKFAKFHNFDVINSDFESANLKKDDYDLIYSATAFHWIPQEVGYTKIFNLLKSGGVMALFWNHVSRTDAELDFAMQEVYNKYKSTNESSIHKFSEEKCLEIAETIKKYGFVDVGYKLYYQTRFFDAPKYMSLLNTNSDHRARPEETRILIENELSNVINNFGGKIEIKDTIDLYLARKP, encoded by the coding sequence ATGGATTTACGTTTTACATTTAATGAAGACGTATTAAATTATGATAAAATGCGCCCAACCTATGTAAAGGAATTATATGAAAATATTATACAATTCTCGAACTTGGACAGCAATAAAAATGCTCTTGAAATCGGTATCGGAACCGGACAGGCTACACTACCTTTTTTAAACACGGGGTGTAACCTTACAGCCGTTGAGCTGGGCGAAGACATGGCTAAGTTTTCTAAAGAGAAATTCGCAAAGTTCCATAATTTTGATGTTATAAACAGCGATTTTGAAAGTGCTAATCTTAAAAAGGATGATTATGATTTGATTTACTCTGCAACAGCTTTTCATTGGATTCCTCAAGAAGTCGGCTATACTAAGATCTTTAACTTATTGAAAAGTGGCGGTGTCATGGCCTTGTTTTGGAATCATGTTTCACGAACCGACGCAGAACTTGATTTTGCCATGCAGGAAGTTTACAATAAATATAAATCAACCAATGAATCTTCGATTCACAAATTCAGCGAAGAAAAATGCTTGGAAATTGCGGAAACAATAAAGAAATACGGGTTTGTTGATGTTGGATATAAATTATATTACCAAACCAGGTTCTTTGACGCTCCTAAATATATGTCACTTCTTAATACCAACTCCGACCACAGGGCAAGGCCAGAGGAGACTCGCATTTTAATTGAAAATGAATTGTCAAATGTAATAAATAATTTTGGCGGTAAAATTGAGATAAAAGATACGATTGATTTATATTTAGCAAGGAAACCATAA
- the istA gene encoding IS21 family transposase, with protein MIKMAQLEDIRKMYFMEDLSIREISRRTGIHRDTISKYLSLEETKPPKYKLTKERNHPVLGPYIPMIRQIIEDDKQRHRKQRHTGTKIFGILRQEGFSGGYNTVSDFLRQEYRKQKEAFLPLEFELGTYAEVDWTEAYFYLNGKETKAHIFVMKLRGSGGFYVRAYPFEKQEAFFDGHIKCFEFMKGVPYKIAYDNLKTAVKKVLQGSNREEQEQFISLRTHYLYESTFCRPARGNEKGGVENAGKEVVRRFFVPYPDVNSFEELNHYLHNECIKLLEKNSKWEAEKSALRPLPTVRFDGARYKEAKVNRYSMIQFETNRYSVPTSYVGEKVTVRATAEEIKIISKGSTIAEHFRIHGRNKDSIILDHYLELLLFKSRALGNTKVYNPQTLPPIYEQYRRCLLARNPRGNREFVKILMLHRDYHPSQVTEAIEIAMEYNVYGYDGVLNILGQTLVLSHKADPINKDKLQSIPEVIVTPPNLDKYSILMTGGDH; from the coding sequence ATGATTAAGATGGCACAATTAGAAGATATCAGAAAAATGTACTTTATGGAAGACCTAAGTATCAGAGAAATAAGCCGCAGAACCGGAATTCACAGGGATACAATTTCAAAGTATTTATCTCTGGAGGAGACAAAACCTCCTAAATATAAGCTAACCAAAGAACGCAACCATCCTGTTTTAGGACCATATATACCAATGATTCGGCAAATTATCGAAGATGATAAGCAAAGGCATCGTAAACAACGGCATACCGGAACAAAAATATTTGGAATTTTAAGGCAAGAAGGCTTTAGCGGTGGTTACAACACTGTTTCTGACTTTCTCAGGCAGGAATACAGAAAACAAAAAGAAGCATTTCTTCCGTTGGAATTTGAGCTCGGAACTTATGCGGAAGTAGATTGGACAGAGGCATATTTCTATCTGAACGGTAAGGAAACAAAGGCTCATATTTTTGTTATGAAATTGAGAGGCTCTGGAGGCTTCTATGTAAGGGCATATCCCTTTGAGAAGCAGGAGGCATTCTTTGACGGACATATTAAATGTTTTGAGTTTATGAAGGGTGTACCCTACAAGATAGCCTATGACAATTTAAAAACAGCAGTTAAGAAGGTACTTCAGGGCAGTAATCGGGAAGAACAGGAGCAATTCATATCTCTTCGCACTCATTACCTTTATGAATCTACATTCTGCAGACCTGCTAGGGGTAATGAAAAAGGCGGAGTAGAAAATGCAGGTAAAGAAGTAGTCAGAAGATTCTTTGTACCTTATCCGGATGTAAATTCCTTTGAGGAATTAAATCATTACTTACATAATGAATGTATTAAGCTATTAGAGAAAAACTCAAAATGGGAAGCTGAAAAATCCGCATTAAGGCCATTGCCCACAGTAAGGTTTGATGGAGCAAGGTATAAAGAGGCTAAAGTTAACCGATATTCAATGATACAATTTGAAACCAACCGCTACTCCGTCCCTACTTCATATGTTGGAGAAAAGGTGACAGTTAGGGCAACTGCTGAAGAGATTAAAATTATCTCAAAAGGCTCTACAATCGCAGAACATTTCAGAATACATGGCCGCAATAAGGATAGTATCATACTGGATCACTATCTGGAACTTTTGCTTTTCAAATCTCGAGCATTAGGAAATACAAAAGTATACAACCCTCAGACACTTCCCCCTATCTATGAACAATATCGCCGCTGCCTGTTAGCAAGGAATCCCAGAGGTAACCGGGAATTTGTAAAAATACTTATGCTCCATAGAGATTACCATCCTTCACAGGTAACTGAAGCTATTGAAATAGCAATGGAATACAATGTTTACGGATATGACGGGGTACTTAACATACTGGGGCAGACATTGGTTTTAAGCCATAAAGCAGATCCCATTAACAAGGACAAGCTTCAGAGCATTCCGGAAGTTATTGTAACACCTCCTAATCTTGATAAATATAGCATACTGATGACAGGGGGTGATCATTAA
- a CDS encoding ThuA domain-containing protein encodes MNKKILCIIGDYYHDHDIAYEALKKAVDMLNKSGPHTFELIDSDVDGLEKALLRNLDLVILGKENRVNPADELVNNWMTCDIENKIVDYVNNGGSWLAWHAGLALYNKTGEYTKMLGGYFLSHPSQHEIVRYIPKENSSGIRLKESFEAIDEHYFVKYNLESSLAFLDSESSYGKAEAGWSREFGAGRVCCLAPTHREEGLANKLMLETLAACISWGCRL; translated from the coding sequence TTGAATAAAAAAATTCTTTGCATTATAGGTGATTATTATCACGACCACGACATAGCATATGAAGCACTCAAAAAGGCAGTTGATATGTTGAATAAATCAGGCCCTCACACATTTGAACTTATTGATTCTGACGTAGATGGCCTTGAAAAAGCTTTGTTACGAAATCTTGACCTTGTTATATTGGGTAAGGAGAACAGAGTTAATCCCGCTGATGAATTAGTAAACAATTGGATGACATGCGATATTGAAAATAAGATTGTAGATTATGTAAATAACGGTGGAAGCTGGCTGGCATGGCATGCGGGTTTAGCTTTGTATAATAAAACAGGAGAGTACACAAAAATGCTGGGTGGATATTTTTTAAGCCATCCAAGTCAACACGAGATTGTAAGATATATTCCTAAAGAAAATAGCAGTGGAATCAGACTGAAGGAATCCTTTGAAGCAATAGATGAACACTATTTTGTAAAATATAATCTTGAAAGCAGTCTTGCATTCCTAGACAGCGAGTCCTCGTATGGTAAAGCTGAAGCAGGTTGGTCACGTGAATTCGGAGCCGGAAGAGTTTGCTGCCTTGCTCCCACCCATAGGGAAGAGGGACTCGCAAATAAATTGATGCTTGAAACTTTGGCCGCCTGTATCTCTTGGGGATGCAGACTGTGA
- a CDS encoding GNAT family N-acetyltransferase, translated as MSNFVHIYFETRNLLVRQYTMEDLDGLYEVMSNPKVHQFTKDKNHPWDKLKTQQYIEFFIDKNFVTLDCFHGAIIEKASNRIIGLTGLNPYKENEPEIEWKLGVTYWNKGYATEIGKEIVKEAFQTSDIIGIYGMAEPENMASRRVLQKIGMKYLGVSEFRDQKDAFYYIGRL; from the coding sequence ATGAGTAATTTTGTACATATTTATTTTGAAACACGAAATCTTTTAGTACGTCAATATACGATGGAAGATTTGGACGGATTATATGAGGTTATGTCAAATCCCAAAGTTCACCAATTTACAAAAGACAAAAATCATCCCTGGGATAAACTTAAGACGCAACAGTACATTGAATTCTTTATAGATAAAAATTTTGTTACATTAGATTGTTTTCATGGTGCTATAATTGAAAAAGCAAGTAACAGGATAATTGGGTTAACCGGACTAAATCCATATAAGGAAAATGAACCTGAGATTGAGTGGAAACTCGGTGTTACCTATTGGAATAAAGGATATGCGACTGAAATTGGAAAAGAAATAGTAAAGGAAGCATTCCAGACATCAGACATCATTGGTATTTATGGAATGGCTGAACCAGAAAATATGGCCTCCAGAAGGGTGCTTCAGAAAATAGGCATGAAATATTTGGGCGTAAGTGAATTTAGAGACCAAAAAGATGCATTTTACTATATTGGAAGATTATAA
- a CDS encoding thioredoxin domain-containing protein — MSEHKYTNKLIHEKSPYLLQHAHNPVDWYPWGPEAFARAVSEDKPIFLSIGYSTCHWCHVMERESFEDEEVAHILNRDFICIKVDREERPDIDSIYMSVCQTLTGHGGWPLTVFLTPDRQPFYAGTYFPKDNSKGSIGLMSLLDSVKEAWDLKRESLLESAKNIIEHVSHEESSDETIISKDIIHEAFKHFKYNFDIKYGGFGTSPKFPSPHTLLFLLRYWYTEKEPFALEMVEKTLESMKNGGIFDHIGFGFSRYSTDKKWLVPHFEKMLYDNALLAIAYGEAYSATGNKNYEETSRQILDYVQRDMSSQLGAFYSAEDADSEGFEGKFYIWSQEEVMKVLGQKDGKEYCNLFDITPSGNFEGLNIPNLIETGALSQQQKSFAEECRKKLFNHREKRVHPYKDDKVLTSWNGLMIAAMAYCGRIFGEERYIETAKRCVDFIYKKLIRTDGRLLARYRDGEAMFPAYLEDYAFLVWGLLELYEATFTTIYLKRALKLTDAMLNLFGENNSAALFLYGHDSEQLISRPRESYDGAIPSGNSVAAMNLLRLARITGHHEYENRAKAIMDFFNNQVKAAPTGHSYMLSSYMYSVSDNSSEIVITGENSKEMVDTLNRKYLPFAVTISNISPELTEIAPFVGDYKSQNGKTAAYVCRNFSCMEPVTQPEKLSEVLS, encoded by the coding sequence ATGTCTGAACATAAATATACAAACAAACTAATCCATGAAAAATCCCCCTACCTCCTACAACATGCTCACAATCCTGTTGACTGGTATCCTTGGGGTCCCGAAGCCTTTGCCCGTGCTGTCAGTGAAGATAAACCCATATTCCTGTCAATAGGCTACAGCACTTGTCACTGGTGCCATGTAATGGAACGTGAGTCCTTTGAGGATGAGGAAGTAGCACACATATTAAACCGGGATTTCATATGTATAAAGGTTGACCGGGAAGAAAGACCGGACATTGACAGCATTTATATGTCAGTGTGTCAGACTTTAACAGGCCACGGCGGATGGCCTCTCACAGTTTTTCTGACCCCCGACAGGCAGCCCTTTTATGCCGGAACATATTTCCCTAAGGATAACAGCAAGGGCTCTATAGGGCTTATGTCTCTGCTTGATTCAGTAAAAGAAGCGTGGGACTTAAAAAGAGAAAGTCTATTAGAATCAGCCAAAAACATTATAGAGCATGTAAGTCATGAAGAAAGCTCTGATGAAACTATAATTTCAAAAGACATAATACACGAGGCCTTTAAACACTTTAAATATAATTTTGACATTAAATATGGAGGTTTCGGAACCTCTCCCAAATTCCCCTCCCCCCACACACTGCTCTTTTTGCTTAGATACTGGTACACAGAAAAAGAGCCCTTCGCACTGGAAATGGTTGAGAAGACTCTTGAGTCAATGAAAAACGGGGGAATATTCGACCACATAGGCTTTGGCTTCAGCAGATACTCAACAGACAAAAAGTGGCTTGTTCCACATTTTGAAAAAATGCTCTATGACAATGCACTACTGGCTATAGCTTATGGAGAGGCTTATTCTGCAACCGGAAACAAAAACTACGAAGAAACCTCCCGACAAATACTTGACTATGTACAAAGGGATATGTCCTCTCAATTGGGTGCTTTTTATTCTGCCGAAGATGCCGATTCAGAAGGTTTTGAAGGCAAGTTCTATATTTGGTCCCAAGAAGAAGTAATGAAAGTTCTTGGGCAGAAGGACGGAAAAGAGTATTGCAACTTATTCGATATAACACCCTCAGGTAACTTTGAAGGTCTGAACATACCAAACCTTATTGAAACAGGCGCTCTATCCCAACAGCAAAAAAGCTTTGCAGAGGAGTGCAGGAAAAAGCTCTTTAACCACAGAGAAAAAAGGGTTCACCCCTACAAAGATGACAAGGTTCTGACCTCTTGGAACGGGCTTATGATAGCAGCAATGGCTTATTGCGGCAGGATTTTCGGCGAAGAAAGGTACATTGAAACCGCAAAAAGATGCGTTGACTTCATATATAAAAAACTCATCAGAACTGACGGACGTTTGCTGGCACGCTACCGTGACGGAGAAGCAATGTTTCCTGCTTATCTGGAAGACTACGCATTCCTTGTCTGGGGATTGCTTGAACTATATGAAGCTACCTTTACAACAATTTATCTAAAAAGAGCCTTAAAATTGACAGATGCCATGTTAAATCTCTTTGGAGAAAATAATTCTGCAGCACTGTTTTTATACGGTCATGATTCTGAACAACTTATATCAAGGCCAAGGGAAAGCTATGATGGTGCAATTCCTTCCGGAAACTCCGTTGCAGCAATGAACCTTCTTAGATTAGCACGAATAACCGGCCATCATGAATATGAAAACAGAGCAAAAGCCATAATGGATTTCTTCAACAATCAGGTTAAAGCAGCCCCAACAGGACATAGTTACATGCTTTCCAGCTACATGTATTCAGTTTCTGATAATTCCTCTGAGATAGTTATTACAGGAGAAAACAGTAAAGAGATGGTAGATACCTTAAATCGTAAATATTTGCCCTTTGCTGTTACCATATCAAATATATCGCCTGAGCTTACTGAGATTGCTCCTTTCGTCGGAGACTATAAGTCTCAAAATGGTAAGACTGCAGCATATGTTTGCCGGAACTTTTCCTGCATGGAACCTGTTACACAGCCGGAAAAGCTGTCTGAGGTTTTATCTTAG